GCCATCGGGGTAGTCCCAGCACAAGTGAACTACCCGCCAACTCGCCGGATCGATTCCCGTGTCCGCAGATGCGTGCTCACCAGACGATTCCCCGGCCAGCCAAGTCCTCGCATCAATTTAAACCATCAACAAGATATTGGACGCAGAGATTCGGCCATTCACCCCGTTCGGCCCACCGGGTAAAACTAGCGAATGAACAAAAGCGATGGTATGGCATGAGCTCACGCGACCGGAACATCCCATTCATTTCGGTGTTTTTTAATTTCTGGTCCCACAAGCTCTTCAAGGAGTGCCTCGTCACTGATCTGTCGGCCCTCAGATCGTGATAATTCTGCAATTGGTTTTGACTCATTCAGGCTTAGACAGAATGAGTGACGAAAGTATGCCAAGATTTCAACGATATGAGCATCATTTCCACCAAGGCGTCTTTGCACTTCTTTGAACATCTGTGCTACAGAATCACCCTGACGAGCACGATTTCGCAATGCCTGAACGATGAACTCATCCAAATGTCCCATACCACTGCCTCCGTTTTCAACCAGCCCTTGCCTTGGCAGAGTTCTGCCCCAGCAGCGACTTCAATAGGTAAACCTGACTTCAACGCTCGTAAACGGCGGACCTCCAGAAGGTTGTCTACTTGCGACACTAACATTCTTGAATCCTTTCTCGATGGCTCGTTTCCCTGTCCATGTACCCCAAGCCGCTTCCATCTCGGTCTTTCCCTGCGAAAGAAGTTGATTGAATTCCTTCAAATTGTCACTGTCTGAACCAGTCCATTTACCGACCAGAATCTTCACAGATACACCGAAGTGTTTCCACATCTCTTCAAACATCCACTTTCCAAAGCAACCATCTTGAGGGGTATTTTTCGGTTTATTCTCAATGATAAACGACAACTCTCCCCCATTGAGTTCCCCGAGGATGAAATTGCTCTGTTTCGCCGTGTTCACAAGCTCGAATTCGGTCGTAGTCGCTGTCACGACTTCCGGGCAGCAGTTCGACGCACTTGATGGAGCAGAGATCGGCCCGACCGACGCATTATGCACCAGCAGCCCCTGCTCTCCGACGCGGTAGCAGTGGTCGCCGTCGACTTCGATATTGTACACCGGCTCCTGCCCACGCGGTAGCAAGCTCTCCACCTCCACCACGACCCCAGCGCCCTCGCCGATGCCGCGGAGATGCTCGCCGGGCTCCAGTTCGGCTGCGCTGACCCAGGCTCCGCGGGTCGCCGACCAGAGCGGATGATGCGCTGTCACGCCGATGATGACATCGCTGCCGACCAGGCGCAGGTCGTAGACTTCCCCCTGGCTGTGGCGGAATCGGCTCACCACCAGCCGACCGCGACCTGGGGCAATCTCGGGACAGGCCTCGATTGCCGTCACGATCGCATCGCCCTTGGCTCCCATCTCGGGTAGGTCCAGTCGCATGCTCTGCCACCGGCGGCACCGAATGGGCGATCATCCAATCCGCACTGCGAAGTAGCTCGGCCTCCACCGAACCACCGCCATCGGGGTAGTCCCAGCGCAAGTGAACCACCCGCCAAATCGCCGGATCGAACCACTACCTCGCGCCCAGCCACCGCCAGTCAATGCCCTGAATCAGTTTCGCCCAACGACGGCATGGCAGGGCTGGCACTGACCCGAGGCGCTGCCCCTGTTCGGGAAAGCGGATAAAGCGAGCGAACGAACAAAGACTCGCAGCGACGATGA
This DNA window, taken from Tuwongella immobilis, encodes the following:
- a CDS encoding Hint domain-containing protein, which gives rise to MRLDLPEMGAKGDAIVTAIEACPEIAPGRGRLVVSRFRHSQGEVYDLRLVGSDVIIGVTAHHPLWSATRGAWVSAAELEPGEHLRGIGEGAGVVVEVESLLPRGQEPVYNIEVDGDHCYRVGEQGLLVHNASVGPISAPSSASNCCPEVVTATTTEFELVNTAKQSNFILGELNGGELSFIIENKPKNTPQDGCFGKWMFEEMWKHFGVSVKILVGKWTGSDSDNLKEFNQLLSQGKTEMEAAWGTWTGKRAIEKGFKNVSVASRQPSGGPPFTSVEVRFTY